The sequence GATTCACGTCGACGCGGATTTCACAACCATCGCCCTGCAAAGCGGCCTTAATCTTGGCCACGTGCGCCACATCGTCAGAGACGCTACGCGAGCCAATTTTCAACTTAAAGTTTTTATGCCGACCGCGCGCCATCATGTCTTTGGCTTCGGCAATGTCTTTATCCGTGTCACCACTGGCCAACACCCATAAAACCGGCAGATGGCTTTGGACGGCACCACCCAAAAGCGTGGCCACGGGCACCCCCAAACGCAAACCTTGTGCATCTAGCAGCGCCGTTTCCAACGCATTCTTGGCAAAGCTATTGCCCTTCACATAGGCATTCATACGAGCCCGTAAGGCTTGAATATTGTCGGCCACCTGGCCTAACAGCAGCGGCGTTAGGTATTGATCGATGGTGAGCTTCATGCCCTCTGGACTTTCTGGGCCATAGCTCAGGCCGCCAATGGTGGCCGCTTCGCCAAGGCCCATCAGGCCATCGCTACTGTATAAGCGCACAATCACACTGCTCTGTTTGGACATGGTCGCCATCGCCAATTTGTGTGGCCGAATGGTGGGTAAGTCCACGATTAAAGTATCAATGCGTTCAATCACTACGCTCATCATGCATCTCCTTGCACCACGACGCTGCTCGTCAGCGCCGTGTTCATTAATGCGGTTAAAAAAGCGGCAGGGTTTTCTACCGAAGGCACATGACCGACCGGCAAAATCACCAGTTTTGCCTGAGGTTGAACTGCAGCCATCGCTTGCATATTAGCCAATGGCATGGCCGCATCGTCTTGCCCCGCGATCAACACCACTGGCATGGCCAATTCATTCGCCCACGCTGAGCTGCCGTCAAAATAAGCCAAGGCCTCGCACAATTGGGCATAGCTGTCATCATCCACGGCCGCCAGCGCCGCCACCCAATCGGCCACCATGGCCGATTGCTGCTGAATGAACACCGGCGCAAACCAGCGTGGCACTAAGTCTTTGGCCATCGGTGCTAAACCCTGCTCTCGCACCGCCACCGCACGGCTCAACCACGCTTCTTTAGTGCCGATCTTGGGTGCTGTATTCGTTAAGGTTAAGCTCAACAAACGTTCAGGCACCGACTGCAGTAAGGCTTGCCCAATCGCACCACCAATCGACGTTCCCACATAGTGAAAGCTTGATGAGCCCACATCGGCCACTAAGGCCAACACCATCGCAGCTAAGTCTTCAATGCGTAAGTGGCGGCTCACGCTGGCAGCACTCTCGCCATGGCCTGGTAAATCTACGGTCAATACCTGAAACTGCTGGCTTAAAGCAGGCAGCAGCGCCGCCCACACGCTGCGGTTCATGCCTAAAGGATGAACCAAAACCAACAACGGCAGCTCGGTTGAGCCATGGCATTCATAGGCCAAGCGCTGGCCGGTGTTCAAAGTAAACGTTTGCATCATGTCCTGTCCTTAATTAACCTATACCCCCACCGGCCACATACAGCACTTGGCCGGTGATAAAGGAAGCCTCTGGCGCGGCAAAAAAGCAGATCGCCGCGGCCACTTCCTCAATGCTGCCCAAACGATTCATCGGAGAATCGCGCAAGCTTTGTTCGTAAATCTCATCCATCCAACCGCGTTCACGGTCGCTTAAAGATGCTGCATTACGCGGCGTGACGCGTACACCATTGTCAATGGCACCAGGCGCCACGCTATTCACCCTCACGCCAGTCTCGCCTAACTCCATCGCCATACACACGGTGGCAGCATGCACCCCCCCTTTGGCGGCAGAGTACGGCACTCGATTCACGCCCCGCGTGGCCACCGAGCCCACATTGACGATGGCGCCCCGGCGTTGCGCTTTCATGATGGGAATCACGCTGCGGCAGCTCCACAGTGTCGGCCAGAGCGAACGGTTGATTTCTTTAGTCATCTCTTCGGGAGCGTATTCCCAAAAAGGCTTAGCCCAAATGGTGCCGCCCACGTTGTGAATCGACACATCAATCCGGCCATATGCCGCCATAGCCGCTGCCACCATCTGCTCGGCCGACTCGGCTAGCTCCATATTCAAGGCCAAGACCATGGCTTCTGCGCCCAAGGCCTGTACTTCAGCCTGTACCACCTCAACCGGGCCTTGGGCCTGATCGACTAAAATCAAGTGAGCGCCTTCTTGCGCCAAACGCAGGGCGCAGGCGCGGCCAATGCCTTGCGCCGCACCGGTAACGATGACGACCTGATCCTTAAACCGGTCAGCGCAAATAGGGGTTTGTATTGTGTTCATGTCGTCTTCTCCGTAGGTGCGGCTTAAGCCGTCTCGTGTTGCAATTCAGTTTGAGGCTGTGGCTGTGCCTCTTCTGGGCGCGGCTTAATCAGCAGCAAAGCCAATAAGGCAAACAGTAGCGGCACAATCAAGGCCAGATAAAACCCACTAGGCCCGGCCTGATCCAGCACCAAACCACCACTAGCAGCCCCCAAAATCGCACCGATCCGACCACAGCCAATCGCCCAGCCCGTGGCGGAAGCGCGTAAATTAGTTGGGTAAATTTTGGCCACCATATAATTCAGAACAATCTGCTGGCCGCCGATGCCTAAACCAGCCAAACCGGCAAACACAAACACCCAGAACCAAAGATTGCCACTGAAATAGAGCCCAAAACACACCGCAATGCCTAAGCCAAACATCGCCATCAACACAGAGCGAACGTTAAACTTCGGCAGGATGGCGGCCAGCGGCAACGCACACAAAATAAACACGCTATTGACCACTACCGTACCCATTGGCGCCTGAGTAGCCGCCAAGCCCGATACCTTTAAAACCGTGGGCAACCACGACAGCAATAAGAACCAAGACACCCAGTTAAAGAAATACACCAGCCAAATGGCCACCGTATTGCGCGCCAAGCCTTTACTTAATAAAGCGGCCACGCTGGCCTTAACGGCGGCTTCTGGCGCTAGGTAGCGATCACCCTCAGGGCGCTTAATGCCTACAATACGATGTAATATGGCGTTGATTTTTCCTTCATTACCCGACTTGAGCGCCATGTGGTGTAACGACTCAGGCAGTGCAAACACCAGCACCAGCAATAGAACCATCGGTGCAATGCCGCCCACTAAAAAAATGCCCTGCCAGCCAATAAATGGCATGATTTTCGCCGCCAACAAACCGCCAATAATGGCACCTGCGGGCAGACCTAAAAGCACCACCGTCATGGACGTACCTCGATGTTTATGAGGGGAATACTCCGCCGCCAACGACAGCACCACTGGCGTGGCGCCACCCATGCCCAAACCGGCAATAAAGCGCAAAATCAAAATATGCTGCGTATGATTCACAAAAGCGGTTAAAAATGTGGCCACACCAAATACCAGCACCGCACCCAGCAAGGCAGGACGGCGGCCAATGCGGTCACCCACGATGCCTAAAACCATGGCGCCCAGCACCATACCCATGGTGCCCGCCGTCATGATGGGGGCGAGCTCACCTGAGGTTAGTTGAAAATATTGAATGATTTCAGGCCCCGTAAAGGCAATCGCCTGAGTGTCAAAACCATCAAAAATGGCAATCAGAAAACACAGAACCAAAATGCGCCATTGAAACCGACTGATTGGGGCTTCATCAATGAGCTGCACAATAGAATGTTGTTGCATGCTTGTTTCTCCAGGATGTCTTTGTATGAATGATGCTTGTTATTTATTATTTACGATCCGCCATTTTTGTGCGATTATCGAACCTAGATTCATTAATCGAACAAAAAGACAGAATCTAGACAGTATGCTTTGACCACAAAATCGTCAATAGTCTGCGGTTGAATAGTGTTCGATCTTCGCACAACTTATTACAATGGAGCCTTAAATGGACGTTGAACGCCCACTCGAAGCGGCCCCCACACCAGCGCAAAGCCTCAAACCATTCGTTGGTGATCCCGACTTCATGACTTCTTTAGCCCGCGGGCTGCTGGTGATTGCAGCCTTTGCCAAACAGGAACAACGCCAAACCATTGCCGACTTAGCCCGCCTCACCGACCTACCCCGCGCCACCGTTCGGCGCTGCCTGTACACCCTTAAAGAACTTGGCTACGTTGAATACGCCGACAACCTCTATCAGCTCAAACCCAAGGTATTGACCCTAGGCTATGCCTACCTTTCTTCAACCCAGCTGGCCGTTACCGCACAGCCGTATTTAGAGCAAGTCAGCCAAGCTGTGAATGAATCCTGCTCGCTGGCCATTTTGGAAAACAATGAAATTCTCTATGTCGGCCGCTCGCCGGTGAAGCGGGTGATGTCTGTCGTACTCAACGTCGGCAGTCGCCTACCCGCCTATTGCAGCTCCATGGGCCGAGTGTTGTTAGCGGCGCAAAGTCCCGAAGCGCGCCAGCTGTACTACCAGCAAGTAAAACGCACGCCGCTGACCGATCGCACCGTCTACACTAAGGCCGACCTAGAACCCCTGCTCGAAAAAATCGCACAGCAAGGCTATGCCATCACCAACCAAGAGCTGGAGATCGGCCTGTGCTCGATTGCCGTTCCAGTACGTAATGTATTTGGCGACGTAGTCGCCGCGATGAACATCAGTCTCCAAGCAGCCCTTATCAGCGAAGACGACATGAAACAAACCCTCTTGCCCGTGTTGCTACGCGCTGCGGCCGAACTGGCCAATCAACTAGGCCATTAAAGCAGCCACAAAAAAGCCCCTAGACCATCATGCCTAGGGGCGATTCAATGCCAGCAACATTCGCTCGAACAAGGTGTTCGAAATACATCTACTGACCGACAGATCAAAGTCATTTCCAAATTAAAGGCGCCATTGGTCAACATGGCCCGCGCCAGGCGAACATTCAATCATCCTTAAAAAAGTGCGCCCTTGTACCGGCGTGCGTCATACGGCCATCGCTGTGTACTCCTATATGCCCCAATCTTATCCACCCTTATTCTGGCTACTCGACTAGGTGATGTTTTTTTGTATTTGATTTCATGAGACATACGTGCGAATATCGAACATATTTAAGATAATCGAACAGTCATTCTATAGGGATGCCAGCGCAAGTCTCCAGCACGCTATTGTGTTCGGTATTCGTACATAACAGAATAAGGAAGCTTAACCATGCATGACAACGTCGACTCTGCTGAAGGCGCCGCCCTGTCCCCCCTTCACACATTAGGCAAATACAAGGGTGATCCTGACTTTATGGCTTCATTAGCACGTGGGCTCTTGGTCATTAGCGCATTTTCAAAACAGCGCCGCCGCCAAACCATCGCCGACTTAGCCCGCCACACCACCTTACCGCGCGCCACCGTGCGCCGCTGTCTGTACACCCTCAAAGCCTTAGGCTACGTCGACAACCACGACAACCTTTATCATCTCAAGCCTAAAGTGCTGACCTTGGGCTACGCCTATCTCTCCTCTACCGATTTAGCCGTCACGGCCCAGCCCTTTTTGGAACAGGTCAGCAACGACGTCAACGAGTCCTGCTCCTTGGCCGTTTTTGAAAACGACACCATCCTCTACGTCGGCCGTTCGCCCACCAAGCGAGTGATGTCAGTGGTGTTGACCGTGGGCAGTCGCCTGCCGGCCTATTGCTCGTCGATGGGTCGTGTGATCTTAGCCGACCAAACGCCGACTCAACGCCAAGCCTATTATGAACGCATCAAGCTTTTGCCCTTAACCGAGCGCACCGTATACAAACCCGAAACGCTCGAGCCTATCATGCTTCAAGTCGCCATTGACGGCTACGCCTTAGTCAACCAAGAGCTAGAGCTGGGCCTATGCTCTCTCGCCGTCCCTGTACGCAACGCCGTAGGCGATGTTGTCGCCGCCATCAACATCAGCACCCATGTTTCCCGCTTTAGTGAAGCCGCCATGCTGGCCGAAATCCTGCCCGTACTACGCAGCGCCGCCGAAGAACTGTCGAGTCAGCTAGGCTTGTAAAACCTAACGGCCACAAAAAACCGCCCCTACAGTGTAGTCGGGGCGGTTGGTGAATTTAATTGCTTAATCTTGGTCTTGACCCTTAAGCTTATCTGGGAACTCCATCTCGCTATACTTAACGAACTTAGTGCCCTTGGTCCATTTATAGCCAAACCAAATCAAGAAAAAGAGCGGGATGCCGATGTAAGTCGTCACCACCTTCATCCAGTCAATGTCGTCGCCTAAGAACGATTGAAAGTCTTGGCCCAACGCAATGATCAAACACAGCGCAAACGCAAACAGCGGGCCAAACGGGAAGAAGCTAGAGCGGTAAGGCAGCTCGTTCATGTCGCGCCCTTGCGCCACAAAGCCACGGCGAAAACGGTAGTGGCTCACGGCAATCCCAAGCCAGGCAATAAACCCCGTCATCCCTGAGGTATACAGCAACCATAGGTACACTTGCTGATTGCCAAACATTGAGGTCAAGAAACACAGACCTGCCACAAACGTGGTCGCAAACAACGCATTGCGCGGCACGCCGTTTTGCGACAGGCGAGCAAACATTTTAGGGGCTTTACCTTCACGCGCCAAAGCAAACAGCATACGGGTAGAGGCATACATACCTGAATTACCAGCCGACAAGACCGAGGTTAAAATCACCGCGTTCATGATGGCCGCAGCCGACAAGATTTCAATATTATTGATGATCAAGCTTAGGCCGGCGCTTTTAAACACCATGGTAAACGGGCTGATGCTAATGTCTTCATTGTCATTTAAAAGCGAAGGATCAGTATAAGGAATGATCAAGCTGATCACCAAAATGGCAAAAATATAAAACAGCAAAATTCGCCAAAACACCTGCCGTACAGCGCGGGGAATATTCTTACCCGGATCTTCAGATTCGCCGGCGGCAATCCCGATCAGCTCGGTGCCTTGAAACGAGAAGCCCACCACCATGGCCACGCCAATCATGGCCGATAAGCCGCCCGCAAACGGCGCTTCACCAATGTGCCAGTTTTGCCAGCCGGCATTGGGCGCACCATCCATAATGCCAAAAATCATCAGCGTGCCCACGCCAATGAAGATGATGACGGTCACCACTTTGATCAAGGAGAACCAATATTCTGCCTCACCAAAACCCTTCACCGACACATAGTTAATCAAGAAAATAATGGCCAAGAAAATGGCGCTCCACACCCACATAGGGGAACCAAACGGGCCCGAATCAAACCAATATCCGACGACTAACTGTGCGGCAACTAGGTCAACCGCCACGGTCACAGCCCAGTTATACCAATAGTTCCAACCGAGGGCGAAACCAAAGCCAGGCTCTACATACTTAGCACCATAGGTTGAAAAGGAGCCAGAGACGGGCATATAAGCAGCCAGCTCGCCTAGGCTAGTCATGAGGAAATACACCATTAAGCCGATTAGGGCATAGGATAATAAGGCCCCGCCAGGGCCGGCTTGAGAAATGGTGGCGCCTGAGGCCACAAATAGGCCGGTACCGATAGAGCCACCAATTGCGATCATGGTCAGGTGACGTGCTTTTAACTCACGGCGTAAATTGCCGGATCCGTTTACTGTTGCCATTAAAAACCTATTATTGAATAATTATTTTAAAAAGTGGGGTCCTGATAGTCGGGATGAGGATAGCGATAAAACCCCTCCCCCGTTGCCACGCCCAGCTTCCCTTGGTCGATATAGTTGGCCTGTAAATACTGCGCCAACGCTGCTGAGGCCAAGTCTCCTGTCGCTTGCGCGCGGCCAAAGGCGATATTATAAGCAGTTTTGACGCCCACCACATCCAAAATTGCAAAAGGCCCCATCGGCGCACCTGTCGCAATCATCCACGTCTTGTCGATAGTAGCCACATCGGCCACCCCATCACGCAGTAAACCTAAGCCTGCATTCAAGAACGGCACCAATAGCGTATTCAGAATATAGCCTGGCTGTTCTTTAGCAAGCGGCAACGCCACCATGCCAATAGTTTTAGCAAAATCAACGATTTGTTGAAAAACCACTGGATCGGTTTGATCATGCCCCATGATTTCTGCGGTATTATTGATCCAGATCGTGTTGGCAAAATGCAACGCTAAAAACTGACTAGGACGTCCCGTCATCGCCGCCATCTGGCTGGGCAACAGCGTCGAGCTATTGGTGGCGAATAGGGTATGCGCCGGCGCCATCATCCCGAGCTGGCGGTAAAAATCCTGCTTAATGGCCAATACTTCGGGAATCGCCTCAATCACCAAATCGGCCTCAACCACGGCCTGTGCCAAATCATGGGCATAGCCGATGCGGGCAAAAGCCGCACCTACCGATTCGGCGCTGGCCCCTAAATCACGCTTATAGGCCTGCTGTAGTTCGGCCAGATGATTCTTGGCCTGAGCCAAGGCAGCCTCGCTCACGTCGTACAGACACACGGCATAGCCATGGTAGGCGCACTGAAAAGCAATTTGGCTGCCCAAAACCCCTGCCCCGGCCACGGTCACGTATTCAAAAGCCATAGATAATCCTTTTTAAAGATTCGGCATATAAATAGAATAACAGGTTTCCCGCAGCCACGTAAAAATAAAAAAACCTCATCGCAATGATGAGGTTTTAACCACAAAAGGGGCTTAGGCCTCTTTTGGTGCTTCTACTTTAGGACGCAAGCGCAGGCCTAATTCGCGTAGCTGTTTGTCGTCCACTTCGTTCGGCGCATTGGTCAACAAGCATTGTGCGCGTTGAGTTTTCGGGAAGGCAATCACGTCACGAATCGATTCAGCACCGGCCATCAAGGTCACCAAACGGTCTAAACCAAAGGCCAAACCACCGTGAGGAGGCGCACCAAACTTCAAGTTATCCAATAGGAAGCCAAATTTGTTTTGCTGCTCTTCTGGGCTGATGTTCAAAGCGGCGAAGACTTTTTCTTGCACTTCAGCGCGGTGAATACGAATAGAGCCACCACCGATTTCCCAGCCGTTCAACACCATATCGTAGGCGCGGGCCAAGCAGTTAGCAGGATCAGAGCTCATCAAGTCTTCATGGCCGATTTTAGGGCTGGTAAACGGATGGTGCATGGCTGAGTAACGATTGTTTTCTTCATCGTATTCAAACATGGGGAAATCAACCACCCACAATGGGCGCCATTCTTTCACGAAATAGCCGTTTTCTAGGCCATGCTCATGGCCTACTTTAATGCGTAGTGCACCAATGGCTTCGTTCACCACGGTGGCTTTATCGGCACCAAAGAAGATCAAGTCGCCGTTTTCAGCACCGGTTTTGGCCAAGATGGCGTTCAAGGCGTCAACCGACAAGAACTTCACGATCGGTGATTGCAAGCCGCTGTTTTCATCATTGGTGATGTTCGATTTGTCATTTACTTTAATGTACGCCAAGCCCTTAGCACCGTAGATGCCGACAAATTTGGTGTATTCATCAATTTCTTTACGGCTTAGCTTAGCACCGTTAGGAATGCGTAAGCCCACCACGCGGCCATTGGCCATGTCGGCAGCGCCACGGAACACTTTGAATTCTTCGGTTTTCATCACGTCGGTCAGCTCAGTGAACTGTAGCGACACGCGCATGTCTGGCTTGTCTGAGCCGTATAGGAACATGGCGTCAGCCCAAGTCATGCGGGGGAAGGTGCCTAAGTCGACGTTCAAGACGTTTTGGAAAATCTGCTTGGTCATCGCTTCAGTGATGTCCATGATTTCTTCTTCATCCAAGAAAGACGTTTCCAAGTCGATCTGGGTGAATTCTGGCTGACGGTCAGCGCGCAAGTCTTCGTCACGGAAGCACTTCACAATTTGGTAGTAACGGTCGAAACCAGCCACCATCAACAATTGTTTAAACAATTGAGGCGACTGTGGCAAGGCAAAGAATTCACCCGGGTGAACGCGTGAAGGCACCAAATAGTCACGGGCGCCTTCTGGGGTAGAGCGCGTTAGCATTGGGGTTTCTACGTCGATAAAGCCTTGGTCATCAAGGTAACGACGCACGCCCATGGCCACTTGGTAGCGCATGCGCAGATTTTTTTGCATTTCAGGACGACGCAAGTCGATCACGCGATTGGTCAAGCGCACGTTTTCAGACAGGTTTTCATCATCTACTTGGAACGGCGGCGTGGCCGCAGCATTCAAGATTTCAATGTTTTTCGCCAAAATTTCAATTTGACCAGACACCAATGACGCATTCGTGGTGCCTTCTGGGCGATTGCGTACCAAACCGGTAATCGCCAATACAAACTCATTACGCGCGCTGTCAGCGGTGGCAAAAGCATCTGGGGTATCGGGATCGATCACCACCTGAACCACGCCCTCACGGTCACGTAAGTCAATAAAAATTACCCCACCGTGGTCACGGCGACGATGGACCCAACCTTTAATGGTTACGGTTTGGTCTAAATATTGCTCGTTAATCAAGCCACAATAATTGGTACGCATACTCTGCCTTTTTACTTTTAGATATGAATGCTGAACGAAGAAACGTCTTGTTTCAGTATTTACTTTTCATCACGCTGTGTCATGGGTGTTGACACAGCATCTTTAGATTCTTGCGACCGTTCGCCAACCGCTGTCGCTGCCGCGACGCCTTCGGTGCTCACTGGGCCTAAAGGCGCATCGCCTTCAGCACCTGGTACCACCATGCCCAGAGAAATCACGTATTTTAACGCCTCATCCACGCTCATATTGATGTCGCGGGTGTCTGACTTTTTCACCATGATGTAATAACCCGAAGTCGGGTTGGGCGTGGTCGGTACATAAACCGTCACGTATTCTTCTGCCGCCTGCCCTGGTGCTCGCGGCGTCAAGCACAGCCCGATTTGAGGCGGCACGGTGCCGGTCACAAACGCCACCGTCCAAGCACCTTGATGCGGAAACTGGACCAAAAGCGGGGTTTTAAATGACTGACGCGAATCAGAAAATAAGGATTCCGACACCTGCTTCACGCTGGAATAAATCGACTTCACAATCGGGATTCGACCCAAGATCGCATCCCAGACCAAAATCATTTTCTTGCCCAATACGTTGGCGGCAAACATACCGGTAATCAACAGCACAATCACGGTCAATAGTACGCCTAAGCCTGGCACTTCCCAGCCAAACAACGCCTTAGGCTGCCACATTGCGGGCAATAAGCGAATCGTATCATCTAAGGTGGTCACAATGATGGACAACACCCAGAACGTCACGGCAATGGGCATCCAGACCAACAAACCAGTGATTAAGTAATTCTTAATCGAAAACTTCTTAGAAGACTTCGCAGGTTTTAGCTCTGCCATTCATTCCTCAACTTCTTTCTCAACCCGGCCCTAAACCCAGCCAGCGCGCCTAAGCGAACCCATGCCATGTCTAAGCCATCGTCTGACGAACTCAAAAACCCAGCACCATCACTACTGATAACGCTTAAGGAAAACGCACATTATACTCAGAAACACCGCATTAAACGAGGGTTTTTCGGCAATTTATTAAAAGCCACTCATGTCGTTTAACATGATGCCCAAACCCAAGCCTTGCTGCTTATGGTTGTAATCCAATAGGTTTTCACCATAGCCATTAAAGTAGCGCACATAGCCGCGTAGCTTGCCGTTGATGGGGAAGGTATAGTCCAGCTGCAGCATACCGCGATTGTACTCGGGGTTATAGCGCGCCGTGGCCACAATCGTATCCTTATTGTGCACATACAAAACCTTCAGGTCGCCATAGCCCATGTAGTGGCTGATGTCGGGATTATTGTCGTCCTTAGACGGAATCCGCCACCACAGGCGCGGCAAGATGCTCCAATTGCCTTTTTCAATCCCCGCCATCGCATACACCCGATTCCACGAACGCGACCACGGCTCGCTACGGCCATTAGACTGATGCACATAACCGGCACCCAGCATGCGTAGCTTAAAGCCCCAAGGCAAGTCTAAGCGCGCCGGCTGAGTAATAAAGAATTCTGGCTCATAGTCGGTATTGCGAAACGGCGCCGACCACTCGTGGTTGTACACCTGCCAGTTAGACTGCTGCGAATAAGCAAACCACAGGTCGGCACGGGTATCGAATAAATCTTCCCAAACCTTGGTCTTAAACGACAGCTGGAATTTGGTTTCAACCCGCTGCATGTCGTCGCCGTACATTGGCGCCGGACCCAAAGAAGGCGTGGTCGGATTTTTATTAGGGCGGTGCATCATCCACAACGGCATCAAATAATTAGGCTTGTGCGTGCGTAAGCTAAACGTCCCTGCAGGATCGTTCTGATAGAGGTCATAGGCCAAGCTTAACGGCGTATAGGCTTCGGCAATATCAGCCGGCACGGTCTCGGCCACCGTCGGCGCCTCACTCACTACCCTTGTCTGTGGCACGCTTTTTTCAACACCCTCGGCATCTGTGACCAAAAGTGCAACATCTGTGCCCTCAAACTGGTCCTTATTTGAGGTAAACACCTTACGTAAATCAATCACCGGCTTTTCTTTTTGCGCCAGCGGCAGCTTAGCCACCTCTTCAGCATCGCCAAAGTCGGTCACCATCAATTTGTCGTAACAGGCCAAGCGGCCTGCATTTTCGGTAATAGTGGCACAAAACTTAAATGAGTCTGCAACCAGAGTTTTGGTGTCGGCCCACGCCATGGGGCTACCCACTAACAAGGCCGCACACACTGCCTGACCCATTGCTCGTTTTCTATCCGCCATACCTTACCGCTTTCATTAATTGATGATCATTTATCATCGACCTTAAATTTGCCAAACCATTCAAGGACAACGCAAAAAACATTGTCTCATAAAAACGCTGGAACGCAACCATTGAACCGAATTGCATAAACGACAGGCATTAAAAAAGGCCCCGATATTCGGAGCCCTTTTTATGTATCAAACCATTAGGCCATGGCTTTGATTTTCACTGACAGACGACTTTTATGACGTGCAGCTTTATTTTTGTGGAACACGCCTTTATCAGCAATGCGGTCCATCACGCGAGTAGATTCACGTAAAGTAGCTTGAGCAGCAGCTTTATCGCCACCTTCAATCGCTTTAATCACTTTCTTTACTGCAGTACGGAACGCAGTACGCAAACTGGCGTTATGGGCGCGTTGCTTGAGCGCCTGACGTGCACGCTTACGAGCTTGTGCGCTATTGGCCATGGATGTCTCCTAAAATTAAATAAGTATTCTGTAAAACACGGCATTTTAATAACTTTACCAAGTTTTGGCAAGTTTAATTCCGCGTTTTTCTCAATATTTTTCAATTGTACACGCTTATTGACCAAAATCACAGCCCTGATAAACCTGCTTATTTTC comes from Neisseriaceae bacterium CLB008 and encodes:
- a CDS encoding 3-hydroxyacyl-CoA dehydrogenase, whose amino-acid sequence is MAFEYVTVAGAGVLGSQIAFQCAYHGYAVCLYDVSEAALAQAKNHLAELQQAYKRDLGASAESVGAAFARIGYAHDLAQAVVEADLVIEAIPEVLAIKQDFYRQLGMMAPAHTLFATNSSTLLPSQMAAMTGRPSQFLALHFANTIWINNTAEIMGHDQTDPVVFQQIVDFAKTIGMVALPLAKEQPGYILNTLLVPFLNAGLGLLRDGVADVATIDKTWMIATGAPMGPFAILDVVGVKTAYNIAFGRAQATGDLASAALAQYLQANYIDQGKLGVATGEGFYRYPHPDYQDPTF
- the aspS gene encoding aspartate--tRNA ligase, which encodes MRTNYCGLINEQYLDQTVTIKGWVHRRRDHGGVIFIDLRDREGVVQVVIDPDTPDAFATADSARNEFVLAITGLVRNRPEGTTNASLVSGQIEILAKNIEILNAAATPPFQVDDENLSENVRLTNRVIDLRRPEMQKNLRMRYQVAMGVRRYLDDQGFIDVETPMLTRSTPEGARDYLVPSRVHPGEFFALPQSPQLFKQLLMVAGFDRYYQIVKCFRDEDLRADRQPEFTQIDLETSFLDEEEIMDITEAMTKQIFQNVLNVDLGTFPRMTWADAMFLYGSDKPDMRVSLQFTELTDVMKTEEFKVFRGAADMANGRVVGLRIPNGAKLSRKEIDEYTKFVGIYGAKGLAYIKVNDKSNITNDENSGLQSPIVKFLSVDALNAILAKTGAENGDLIFFGADKATVVNEAIGALRIKVGHEHGLENGYFVKEWRPLWVVDFPMFEYDEENNRYSAMHHPFTSPKIGHEDLMSSDPANCLARAYDMVLNGWEIGGGSIRIHRAEVQEKVFAALNISPEEQQNKFGFLLDNLKFGAPPHGGLAFGLDRLVTLMAGAESIRDVIAFPKTQRAQCLLTNAPNEVDDKQLRELGLRLRPKVEAPKEA
- a CDS encoding phospholipase A, which gives rise to MADRKRAMGQAVCAALLVGSPMAWADTKTLVADSFKFCATITENAGRLACYDKLMVTDFGDAEEVAKLPLAQKEKPVIDLRKVFTSNKDQFEGTDVALLVTDAEGVEKSVPQTRVVSEAPTVAETVPADIAEAYTPLSLAYDLYQNDPAGTFSLRTHKPNYLMPLWMMHRPNKNPTTPSLGPAPMYGDDMQRVETKFQLSFKTKVWEDLFDTRADLWFAYSQQSNWQVYNHEWSAPFRNTDYEPEFFITQPARLDLPWGFKLRMLGAGYVHQSNGRSEPWSRSWNRVYAMAGIEKGNWSILPRLWWRIPSKDDNNPDISHYMGYGDLKVLYVHNKDTIVATARYNPEYNRGMLQLDYTFPINGKLRGYVRYFNGYGENLLDYNHKQQGLGLGIMLNDMSGF
- the rpsT gene encoding 30S ribosomal protein S20, yielding MANSAQARKRARQALKQRAHNASLRTAFRTAVKKVIKAIEGGDKAAAQATLRESTRVMDRIADKGVFHKNKAARHKSRLSVKIKAMA